One window of Gemmatimonadales bacterium genomic DNA carries:
- a CDS encoding di-heme oxidoredictase family protein, with the protein MHARRATLAAFVALAAAGCNALTTDEPDPGDVLDGPVEGLTAEELRAFARGDRDFGRPFAISEGLGPIFNNVSCASCHSGDGRGRVENALTRFSIGLDLALALGGPQIQDKAIPGAEPERLPPGVDVSVRLPPPVFGVGLIEAISDAAILAYADSLDADGDGISGRPNWVTPPDFVPSDEPGSGPGLRLGRFSRKAQVASILHQVAGAYHQDMGITSDFLPVENTNPLASLATTAADNVPDPEIPASTVRAVVNYVRMLAPPAPGAMTVTRRRGAALFDSLRCSSCHVPVLQTGPNPVAALANQPVRLYSDLLLHDMGDGLADGRPDGSASGREWRTAPLWGLRMMRRFLNGDAFLLHDGRARSVEEAILLHGGEAQSSRNGFAALSSGDRTALLDFVGSR; encoded by the coding sequence GTGCATGCTCGTCGAGCGACGCTAGCGGCGTTCGTCGCGCTCGCTGCCGCTGGCTGCAACGCGCTCACCACCGACGAGCCCGACCCCGGCGACGTCCTCGACGGGCCGGTCGAGGGACTCACGGCGGAGGAGCTGCGGGCGTTCGCCCGCGGTGACCGTGATTTCGGTAGGCCGTTCGCGATCAGTGAAGGCCTGGGGCCCATCTTCAACAACGTTTCGTGCGCCTCCTGCCACAGCGGCGACGGCCGCGGGCGCGTGGAGAACGCTCTCACGAGGTTCAGCATCGGCCTCGACCTCGCCCTCGCGCTCGGAGGCCCACAGATCCAGGACAAGGCGATCCCGGGCGCGGAGCCGGAGCGGCTTCCGCCCGGCGTGGACGTGTCGGTTCGCCTGCCGCCGCCGGTCTTCGGCGTAGGGCTCATCGAGGCGATCTCCGACGCCGCGATCCTGGCGTACGCCGATTCCTTGGACGCCGACGGCGACGGCATCTCCGGGCGGCCGAACTGGGTGACGCCACCGGACTTCGTGCCGTCCGACGAGCCGGGCAGCGGGCCCGGACTGAGGCTCGGCAGGTTCAGCCGCAAGGCGCAGGTGGCGAGCATCCTCCACCAGGTGGCCGGCGCGTACCACCAGGACATGGGGATCACCTCCGACTTCCTGCCGGTGGAGAACACGAATCCCCTCGCGAGCCTTGCCACCACGGCCGCCGACAACGTGCCCGACCCGGAGATCCCGGCCTCCACGGTGCGCGCCGTGGTCAACTATGTCCGGATGCTCGCACCGCCCGCACCGGGGGCGATGACGGTGACGCGCCGGCGCGGGGCGGCTCTCTTCGACTCGCTCCGCTGCTCTAGCTGCCATGTGCCGGTGCTCCAGACGGGGCCGAATCCCGTCGCGGCGTTGGCCAACCAGCCGGTGCGCCTGTACTCCGACCTTCTGCTGCACGACATGGGCGACGGCTTGGCCGACGGCCGGCCCGACGGGAGCGCGAGCGGCCGGGAATGGCGGACCGCTCCGCTGTGGGGACTCCGAATGATGCGCCGGTTCCTGAACGGCGATGCCTTCCTCCTGCACGACGGCCGGGCGCGGAGCGTCGAAGAGGCGATCCTCCTGCACGGCGGCGAGGCGCAGTCGTCGCGCAACGGCTTCGCGGCGCTCTCCTCGGGCGACCGCACGGCGCTGCTCGACTTCGTGGGGTCGAGGTGA
- a CDS encoding Nramp family divalent metal transporter, protein MTVQTAPHYVPDAPSAIPVRLGRVRRLLPYMGPAFLVSVGYMDPGNWATDIEGGARFGYTLLWVLLLSNLMAILLQGLSAKLGIVTGKSLPENCRDRFPRWLNYILWGAAECSALATDLAEFLGAALGFNILLGIPLFQAALITGVAVFALLALEKFGYRAVEYAIIALVAVIGLAYLYELALAKPLMAPLLKGLVTPNIMDGRLYIAIGMLGATVMPHNIYLHSALVLPRRALMEPRKHIRTQVADSVVALNLAFFVNAAILIMSAATFFERGVVVTSIEQAHETLAPLLGGYSAVAFAIALLASGLASSTTATLAGQVILQGFLHVRMSLFVRRLITMVPALVVIYFQVDSLKILVLSQVCLSFGLPFAILPLISLTKNHSVMGEYTNRRATTKLAILVAAVILLLNALLVYQMLGGKI, encoded by the coding sequence GTGACCGTTCAAACTGCTCCGCACTACGTACCAGACGCACCCTCAGCCATTCCGGTCCGGCTCGGCCGCGTTCGACGGCTCCTTCCTTACATGGGTCCGGCTTTTCTCGTGTCGGTCGGTTACATGGATCCGGGCAACTGGGCGACCGACATAGAGGGCGGCGCCCGTTTCGGCTACACGCTCCTGTGGGTGCTGCTCCTGTCGAACCTCATGGCGATCCTGCTCCAAGGGCTGTCGGCCAAGCTCGGGATCGTCACCGGGAAGAGTCTGCCCGAGAACTGCCGGGACCGCTTCCCGCGCTGGCTGAACTACATCCTTTGGGGCGCCGCCGAGTGCTCTGCGCTCGCGACCGACCTGGCGGAGTTCCTCGGCGCCGCCCTCGGGTTCAACATCCTGCTGGGCATTCCGCTCTTCCAGGCTGCGCTCATCACCGGCGTAGCGGTCTTCGCGCTGCTCGCCCTCGAGAAGTTCGGATACCGTGCCGTCGAGTACGCGATCATCGCCCTGGTCGCGGTGATCGGCCTCGCCTACCTGTACGAGCTGGCGCTCGCCAAGCCGCTGATGGCGCCGCTGCTTAAAGGGCTGGTCACGCCGAACATCATGGACGGCCGGCTCTACATCGCGATCGGGATGCTCGGCGCCACGGTGATGCCGCACAACATCTACCTGCACTCCGCGCTGGTGCTGCCGCGGCGCGCGCTGATGGAACCGCGCAAGCACATCCGGACCCAGGTCGCGGACTCGGTCGTCGCGCTCAACCTGGCGTTCTTCGTGAACGCGGCCATCCTGATCATGTCGGCCGCCACGTTCTTCGAGCGCGGCGTCGTGGTCACTTCCATCGAGCAGGCGCACGAGACGCTGGCTCCGCTGCTGGGCGGGTACTCGGCCGTGGCGTTCGCGATCGCGCTGCTCGCCTCGGGGCTGGCCTCGAGCACTACCGCCACCCTCGCGGGCCAGGTCATCCTCCAGGGGTTCCTGCACGTCCGCATGAGCCTCTTCGTGCGACGGCTCATCACGATGGTCCCGGCACTGGTCGTGATCTACTTCCAGGTGGACTCGCTCAAGATCCTGGTTCTCTCGCAGGTGTGCCTCAGTTTCGGGCTACCGTTCGCGATCCTTCCGCTCATCTCCCTCACCAAGAACCATTCGGTCATGGGCGAGTACACCAACCGTCGCGCGACCACGAAACTCGCCATCCTGGTCGCGGCGGTCATCCTGCTGCTGAACGCCCTGCTCGTATACCAGATGCTCGGCGGGAAGATCTGA
- a CDS encoding Rieske (2Fe-2S) protein: protein MDRRRFVELTAGALAAAGLPGCASLVATPVTPVNGAVRLPIRNYPQLEHPGGYLKIMPAGQSTPLYVLVLADGEFSVVSSVCTHLQCTVNVEGPRLLCPCHGSMYDRAGRVLRGPAERPLRRFPAATSVEGELVIQLGTAS, encoded by the coding sequence ATGGACCGCCGCCGCTTCGTGGAGTTGACCGCCGGCGCGCTCGCCGCCGCGGGGCTCCCCGGGTGCGCGTCGCTCGTCGCGACGCCCGTGACGCCGGTGAACGGCGCCGTCCGCCTGCCCATCCGAAACTACCCGCAGCTGGAGCATCCGGGCGGCTACCTCAAGATCATGCCGGCCGGCCAGTCGACACCGCTGTACGTGCTCGTCCTCGCTGACGGGGAGTTCTCAGTGGTGTCGTCCGTCTGCACCCATCTCCAGTGCACCGTCAATGTGGAAGGCCCGCGGCTCCTCTGTCCCTGCCACGGCTCGATGTACGACCGCGCGGGCCGCGTGCTTCGCGGCCCGGCGGAGCGGCCGCTGCGCCGGTTCCCAGCCGCGACTTCGGTGGAGGGTGAGCTGGTGATCCAGCTCGGGACCGCCTCGTGA
- a CDS encoding metal-dependent transcriptional regulator, with amino-acid sequence MTAPLSRSVEDYLKTIYRLSEGGGTAATNDIAQKLDLSPASVTGMVKKLAESGHLEHAPYHGVRLTGPGRLAALAVMRRHRVLETYLITKLGYDWSSVHEEAERLEHAVSDELIDRMAFALGEPQYDPHGAPIPTREGQIERTDFEPLAAMETGTRVAFRQVEDEDPERLRYLKSLGLVPMVEMVVTDRQPFGGPITVRVEGKQPQERVIGEELASCMLVERR; translated from the coding sequence ATGACCGCGCCGCTCTCCCGTTCGGTCGAGGACTACCTCAAGACCATCTACCGGCTCTCTGAGGGAGGCGGGACTGCCGCGACCAACGACATCGCGCAGAAGCTGGACCTGTCGCCGGCGTCGGTCACCGGCATGGTCAAGAAGCTCGCGGAGTCGGGGCACCTCGAGCACGCGCCCTACCATGGTGTGCGGCTCACCGGCCCGGGCCGGCTGGCCGCGCTCGCCGTGATGCGGCGCCACCGCGTCCTCGAGACCTACCTCATCACCAAGCTCGGCTACGATTGGTCCAGCGTGCACGAGGAGGCCGAGCGCCTGGAGCATGCGGTGTCGGACGAGCTGATCGACCGGATGGCGTTCGCGCTCGGCGAGCCGCAGTACGACCCCCATGGCGCTCCTATCCCGACCCGCGAGGGCCAGATCGAGCGCACCGACTTCGAGCCACTCGCGGCGATGGAGACAGGCACGCGGGTGGCATTCCGGCAGGTGGAAGACGAGGACCCGGAGCGGCTCCGCTATCTCAAGTCGCTCGGCCTGGTGCCGATGGTGGAAATGGTCGTGACGGACCGGCAGCCGTTCGGCGGACCGATCACGGTGCGCGTCGAGGGCAAGCAGCCGCAGGAACGGGTTATCGGAGAGGAGTTGGCATCGTGCATGCTCGTCGAGCGACGCTAG
- a CDS encoding CoA pyrophosphatase — MIERLRLSIQRRVPATVNDEEAQRAAVAVIVTGDPQPAILFVKRKERPGDPWSGQMAFPGGYAAPTDLSPPATAERETLEEAGLDLANAGHRLGMLDELHPRSVYLPRIIVTPCVFSLPSRLELRPGAEVDAAVWLGVSGLFAKESRRPFEVMLPTGCQTFESIVVDGFTIWGLTERVLGQLAEVLDSGWGGR, encoded by the coding sequence ATGATCGAACGACTACGACTTTCCATCCAGCGCCGCGTGCCCGCAACAGTGAATGACGAGGAGGCGCAACGCGCGGCCGTGGCCGTCATCGTGACCGGGGACCCGCAACCCGCCATACTCTTCGTGAAACGCAAGGAACGGCCCGGGGATCCCTGGTCGGGGCAGATGGCCTTTCCCGGCGGCTACGCCGCGCCGACGGACCTGTCACCCCCGGCCACGGCCGAGCGGGAAACCCTCGAGGAGGCCGGCCTTGACCTCGCCAACGCGGGACACCGCTTGGGGATGCTCGACGAACTACACCCCCGCAGCGTCTACCTCCCCCGAATCATCGTGACCCCGTGCGTCTTCTCCCTTCCGAGCCGACTGGAGTTGCGGCCTGGCGCCGAGGTGGACGCCGCCGTGTGGCTCGGCGTCTCGGGCCTCTTCGCCAAGGAGAGCCGTCGTCCGTTCGAGGTGATGCTGCCCACAGGGTGCCAAACTTTCGAGTCGATCGTCGTGGACGGGTTCACGATATGGGGACTGACCGAACGTGTCTTGGGGCAACTGGCCGAAGTCCTTGACTCAGGGTGGGGTGGACGATAG
- a CDS encoding cation:dicarboxylase symporter family transporter, translating to MRIFAGLVIGLAFGLFASASGRPWLMSVAVGVEPIGTVWMNLIRMVVIPLVVAAIVSGVASLGDFRRLGRVGSRTVAFAFGTLLLAAVFGLLVAQLIVPLAPVSAEVAASLRSAAAAGATDVTQQVGRIQGFRQFIIELVPVNPVKAAADGVLLPVIVFSVLFGAAAGSLEEKSRTAVVGLADAVVQVLIKLVGWIMFLAPVGILCLSAAVAARFGLDVLRSLAAFIVTIVVATTLFA from the coding sequence GTGCGCATCTTCGCCGGACTGGTCATAGGCCTCGCGTTCGGGCTCTTCGCTTCGGCCAGCGGGCGGCCGTGGCTGATGAGCGTCGCGGTCGGCGTGGAGCCGATCGGGACGGTGTGGATGAACCTCATCCGCATGGTCGTCATACCGTTGGTCGTGGCCGCCATCGTGTCGGGCGTCGCGAGCCTCGGGGATTTCCGGAGGCTGGGCCGGGTAGGCAGCCGTACGGTTGCCTTCGCATTCGGGACCCTTCTACTGGCGGCTGTCTTCGGGCTGCTCGTGGCGCAGCTCATCGTGCCGCTGGCTCCCGTCTCGGCGGAAGTCGCGGCGTCGTTGCGCAGCGCCGCCGCCGCCGGCGCGACGGACGTGACGCAGCAGGTGGGGCGGATCCAGGGGTTTAGACAGTTCATCATCGAGCTGGTGCCGGTCAATCCCGTGAAGGCGGCGGCGGACGGCGTGCTCCTGCCGGTGATCGTCTTCTCGGTGCTCTTCGGCGCGGCGGCCGGAAGCCTCGAGGAGAAGTCGCGGACGGCGGTGGTAGGACTCGCCGACGCGGTAGTCCAGGTCCTCATCAAACTGGTCGGCTGGATAATGTTCCTCGCGCCGGTCGGCATCCTGTGCCTGTCGGCGGCGGTGGCAGCGCGGTTCGGGCTGGACGTGCTGCGCAGCCTCGCGGCGTTCATCGTCACCATCGTGGTCGCGACCACGCTGTTCGCGT
- a CDS encoding alpha/beta fold hydrolase: protein MATPRLAKLRLTGSDGGPLYVDVRTAAGPGEARPAVVVCHGFKGFKDWGFFPKLAERLALAGFTAITFNFSGSGVGDGEEFDEPERWGHQRPSGDLDDIQTVVDFVADGGSAWVGLVGHSRGGGLAVLHAARDARVRALVTWAAVGSFLWWPDDDLRRWRAEGKIDVVNTRTGQVLPIYRDALDDLEANGAKALNVPAAAGRVTVPWLIVHGTEDTSVPPTEAEHLRAASRSPATELWLVEGAGHTFGAKHPWAGSTPDLDQVMDRTVRFLSEALR from the coding sequence ATGGCCACCCCTCGGCTAGCCAAGCTCCGGCTCACCGGCTCCGACGGGGGGCCGCTGTACGTGGACGTGCGAACGGCCGCGGGGCCGGGCGAGGCGCGCCCGGCCGTCGTGGTCTGTCACGGATTCAAGGGATTCAAGGACTGGGGCTTCTTCCCGAAGCTCGCGGAACGCCTCGCGCTGGCCGGGTTCACGGCGATCACCTTCAACTTCTCGGGCAGCGGGGTTGGCGACGGTGAGGAGTTCGACGAGCCGGAGCGCTGGGGACACCAACGGCCCAGCGGCGACCTGGACGATATCCAGACCGTCGTGGACTTCGTCGCCGATGGCGGGTCCGCGTGGGTCGGACTCGTGGGCCACAGCCGAGGCGGCGGCCTCGCGGTCCTGCACGCCGCAAGGGACGCCCGCGTCCGGGCGCTGGTGACGTGGGCGGCGGTCGGGAGTTTCCTGTGGTGGCCGGACGACGACCTGCGGAGATGGCGCGCGGAAGGGAAGATAGACGTCGTGAACACGAGAACCGGCCAGGTGTTGCCCATCTACCGGGACGCGCTTGACGACCTCGAAGCGAACGGCGCCAAAGCGCTCAACGTGCCGGCCGCCGCGGGACGCGTTACCGTGCCGTGGCTCATTGTCCACGGGACTGAGGACACTTCCGTTCCTCCAACCGAAGCCGAGCACCTGCGGGCCGCATCCCGCTCGCCGGCAACTGAGCTCTGGCTGGTGGAGGGGGCGGGGCACACGTTCGGAGCGAAGCATCCGTGGGCCGGAAGCACCCCAGACCTGGACCAGGTGATGGATCGGACGGTTCGGTTCCTGTCGGAAGCACTACGGTGA
- a CDS encoding SDR family oxidoreductase, with translation MSNAQTMSPRWALILGVSSGFGAKCGMALAAAGYEICGVHLDRKSGLARVAEIKAEIEKLGRRALFFNSNAADAEKRKEVIDALVAEKANLAVLLHSLAFGALKPFIGGDPISEQQMDMTLAVMGHSLVYWTQDVVHSGLMGNGGRIFSMTSSGSTRAIAAYGAVSAAKCALESHTRQLAYELSPQGISVNALRAGVTDTPALRKIPGSDQLLVGAAQKNPAKRLTTPRDVAGALVALCHPEAGWVTGNVINVDGGEEISAG, from the coding sequence GTGTCTAACGCGCAGACCATGTCGCCGCGCTGGGCCCTCATCCTGGGCGTTTCGAGCGGGTTCGGCGCCAAGTGCGGGATGGCCCTCGCCGCCGCCGGCTACGAGATCTGCGGCGTCCACCTCGACCGCAAGTCGGGACTCGCCAGGGTGGCGGAGATCAAGGCGGAGATCGAGAAGCTCGGCCGCCGCGCGCTCTTCTTCAACTCCAACGCCGCCGACGCCGAGAAGCGCAAGGAAGTCATCGACGCGCTGGTCGCCGAGAAGGCCAACCTCGCCGTCCTGCTCCACTCCCTCGCGTTCGGCGCCCTGAAGCCCTTCATCGGCGGAGACCCGATCAGCGAGCAGCAGATGGACATGACGCTCGCCGTGATGGGGCACAGCCTGGTGTACTGGACCCAGGACGTGGTGCATAGCGGCCTCATGGGCAATGGCGGCCGCATCTTCTCCATGACCTCGTCGGGCTCGACCCGCGCGATCGCTGCGTACGGCGCGGTCTCGGCGGCGAAGTGCGCGCTGGAATCGCACACCCGGCAGCTGGCGTACGAGCTGTCGCCGCAGGGAATCTCCGTCAACGCCCTCCGCGCGGGCGTCACCGACACGCCGGCCCTCCGCAAGATCCCCGGCAGCGACCAGTTGCTCGTCGGCGCGGCGCAGAAGAACCCGGCCAAGCGCCTGACCACTCCCCGGGACGTCGCCGGCGCGCTCGTCGCGCTGTGTCACCCTGAGGCCGGCTGGGTGACCGGCAACGTCATCAACGTGGACGGGGGCGAAGAGATATCAGCCGGGTGA